Genomic DNA from Spartinivicinus poritis:
TAGCCTTAAATAAATCATTGTCGATTTTTAACTTACTTTCTCTGAGGGTATCAATTTCAGGTAAGTTTGATGCATATCTTTCCCACTTAATATCTCCTGGATATTCAGATAACAGTATCTTTAATCGTTTTGATAGTTCAATCATTTTTTAAAATTACAATATTCGAGCCCTTAGGATCTCGTGCAGATGGAGCTAAAATTCCATCATAGCCTTTTTCTTTCGCCCACTTACCAATTTGATGGGTTTTTTGGTAGCTATCGCCACTAATATCACTAAGGGTAATGTTAAGTTTTTTTCTAACCTTGGGATCAGTTAGATCCAATACATTCTTTAGACTCACCTCTTTTTTCACTGCAACTCGTCCCTGTAAAGCATTATAGTGTTCTATTTCTTTCTTAGCAGTATTTTGAGTTGTACCTGCATATACCCCACCACTTCCAGCATCTGTATACCGATGCTCAGAGTCTATATTCCCTTTATGCTGTGTCCAAGTCGTACTGACTCGATTAGGATACTCATACCGATATACAGTTCCATTAAACTCTTTACCTTTTGGAGAACTAGTTTTTGATAGATTAAATTCCTTTGTTTTAGGCCCCTTAATGCTCTTAAACAGCTTATACCCAACACCAGCTGTTACTAATAACTTAAATGCATCTTTAACAGCCTCAGCTTGATCTCCTGAATAACCATTGGCAACCATCATGTCGTATACAGCTGCACCGGTATGCTCAGCGGTTGCTAAGTTAAGTTTGTCTTGAAAACCTGTATTACTAAGAAACTTTAACTGTTCAAAATCTTTGTATGATCCATCCCCTAGTGTTAGATCTTGCCACTCAACAAAATCAGACTTGCCAACAGCATTGGCTACAAGCCTTGAAACATCTCTACACGATTGTAGATTTTGTTTACAGTCAAAAATTGCTTCTATATCTTGCTCAAAGCTTTTTTGCAAATACTTAGCAAGTACATCCTTATTACATTCATCTGTCTTACATTGACGAAACTCTTTCGCAGCTTTGACAAGTTGAGCATGGCTTAGATAGTTATATCGTGTCGCCTGC
This window encodes:
- a CDS encoding DUF637 domain-containing protein, which produces MKRCSNSKDGLKNIASAGLTAGLTAGVVNPALGIDGSTSFNLKNLADIQKFALQQVANATTGALVNSAVHGDSIGDNISQGLVSAAGNVASGIAFNAIGELSVEYPNLFAEGSPQKVVLHAITGGLISEATGGDFRSGAIAAGANELLIDKLTQSKWFKEGDHDLKVEILSQIIGVTATALAGGDPEQGAKIAQQATRYNYLSHAQLVKAAKEFRQCKTDECNKDVLAKYLQKSFEQDIEAIFDCKQNLQSCRDVSRLVANAVGKSDFVEWQDLTLGDGSYKDFEQLKFLSNTGFQDKLNLATAEHTGAAVYDMMVANGYSGDQAEAVKDAFKLLVTAGVGYKLFKSIKGPKTKEFNLSKTSSPKGKEFNGTVYRYEYPNRVSTTWTQHKGNIDSEHRYTDAGSGGVYAGTTQNTAKKEIEHYNALQGRVAVKKEVSLKNVLDLTDPKVRKKLNITLSDISGDSYQKTHQIGKWAKEKGYDGILAPSARDPKGSNIVILKND